A genomic window from Solanum stenotomum isolate F172 chromosome 10, ASM1918654v1, whole genome shotgun sequence includes:
- the LOC125841721 gene encoding MOB kinase activator-like 1A — protein MSLFGLGRNQRTFRPKKSAPSGSKGAQLRKHIDATLGSGNLREAVRLPPGEDINEWLAVNTVDFFNQVNLLYGTLTEFCTPENCPTMTAGPKYEYRWADGVQIKKPIEVSAPKYVEYLMDWIETQLDDESLFPQRLGAPFPSNFKDVVKTIFKRLFRVYAHIYHSHFQKIVSLKEEAHLNTCFKHFILFTHEFGLIDKKELAPLQEIIESIIVPY, from the exons ATGAGTCTTTTTGGTCTTGGAAG GAATCAGAGAACATTCCGGCCCAAAAAAAGTGCACCCTCAGGGAGTAAG GGGGCACAGTTAAGGAAGCATATTGATGCCACATTGGGTAGTGGAAACTTGAGAGAGGCTGTAAGACTCCCGCCTGGAGAAGATATTAACGAGTGGCTTGCTGTCAACA CTGTCGATTTCTTCAACCAGGTGAATCTGCTTTATGGCACGTTGACCGAGTTCTGTACACCAGAGAACTGCCCTACAATGACTGCAGGCCCTAA ATACGAGTACAGGTGGGCTGACGGAGTACAAATTAAGAAGCCTATTGAAGTTTCGGCTCCAAAATATGTTGAATATTTGATGGACTGGATTGAAACTCAATTGGATGATGAATCTCTATTTCCTCAAAGGCTTG GTGCGCCGTTTCCATCCAACTTCAAGGATGTTGTCAAGACAATTTTTAAGCGTCTCTTTCGTGTGTATGCACATATTTATCATTCCCATTTTCAGAAAATTGTGAGTCTTAAGGAGGAGGCCCATTTGAATACGTGCTTTAAGCATTTCATACTCTTCACCCAT GAGTTTGGACTGATCGACAAGAAGGAACTGGCTCCACTCCAAGAGATTATAGAATCCATCATCGTCCCGTACTGA
- the LOC125842595 gene encoding putative disease resistance protein RGA1, producing the protein MPPRVGLLTCLKSLNCFVIGKRKGYQLGELKNLNLYGSISITKLDRVKKDRDAKEANLSAKANLHSLRLSWDFDGTHRYESEVLEALKSHPNLKYLEIIGFGGIRLPDWMNQSVLKKVVSITIRGCENCSSLLPFGELPCLESLELYTGSAEVEYVEEDAHPGRLPSLRKLVI; encoded by the coding sequence ATGCCACCAAGGGTAGGATTGTTGACATGCCTTAAGTCTCTAAATTGCTTTGTTATTGGCAAGAGAAAAGGTTATCAACTTGGTGAACTTAAAAACCTAAATCTCTATGGCTCAATTTCAATCACAAAACTTGACAGAGTGAAGAAAGATAGGGATGCAAAAGAAGCTAATTTATCTGCTAAAGCAAATCTGCACTCTTTAAGACTGAGTTGGGATTTTGATGGAACACATAGATATGAATCAGAAGTTCTTGAAGCCCTCAAATCACACCCCAATCTGAAATATTTAGAAATCATTGGCTTCGGAGGAATCCGTCTCCCAGACTGGATGAATCAATCAGTTTTGAAAAAAGTTGTCTCTATTACAATTAGAGGTTGTGAAAATTGCTCGTCCTTATTACCCTTTGGTGAGCTGCCTTGTCTAGAAAGTCTAGAGTTATATACGGGGTCTGCGGAGGTGGAGTATGTTGAAGAGGATGCTCATCCTGGAAGGTTACCATCCTTGAGGAAACTTGTTATATGA
- the LOC125842348 gene encoding LOW QUALITY PROTEIN: uncharacterized protein LOC125842348 (The sequence of the model RefSeq protein was modified relative to this genomic sequence to represent the inferred CDS: substituted 1 base at 1 genomic stop codon): MGSFPGHVLPGTLFLVIGMWHIWSALVRYSSNPKSFRVRVWSPVPGFDGKLKYLELYVIAIGGFIDFCIELFYSTHLKLLVHXVLNPTHMNNFEHAGMLLMFVIFGLIVLLSEKTSFLPLPEGALCLIAATAFSAEYFLFFFHSTTHKGLEGYYHLILVLLIGLCILTTIAGALMPTSFPIDLASGISVALQGLWFYQTAFTLYGPMMPEGCQLKGNDVMCRSEDSEVRGELLANLQLFSMIFVVLAATTGAYGFAASETGHKDIRNSHVPLDG, encoded by the exons ATGGGTTCTTTTCCTGGGCATGTTCTTCCTGGGACACTGTTTCTTGTGATTGGTATGTGGCATATATGGTCTGCTCTGGTTAGATATTCATCGAATCCCAAGTCATTCAGGGTAAGGGTTTGGAGCCCTGTTCCGGGTTTTGATGGGAAGTTGAAATATTTGGAACTTTATGTGATAGCAATTGGAGGTTTTATTGATTTCTGTATTGAGCTCTTCTATTCGACACACCTCAAACTTCTCGTTCATTGAGTTTTGAATCCTACTCATATGAATAACTTTGAGCATGCTGGAATGCTTCTCATGTTCGTCATCTTTGGTTTGATTGTGCTACTTTCAGAGAAAACCAG TTTTCTTCCCTTGCCTGAAGGAGCTCTCTGCTTGATCGCTGCCACAGCATTCTCTGCAGAgtatttcttgttctttttccaCTCCACAACCCACAAAGGCCTCGAAGGGTACTATCACCTTATCCTTGTCCTCCTCATAGGTCTATGCATATTGACGACTATCGCTGGAGCTCTTATGCCCACCAGTTTCCCCATTGACTTGGCTAGCGGCATTTCTGTAGCACTCCAAGGCCTCTGGTTCTATCAAACTGCATTCACTCTGTATGGTCCTATGATGCCAGAAGGTTGCCAACTCAAAGGGAACGATGTCATGTGTCGTTCAGAAGATAGCGAGGTTCGAGGAGAGTTGCTAGCAAACCTCCAACTTTTCTCCATGATATTTGTTGTCCTTGCTGCCACTACTGGAGCTTATGGTTTTGCAGCTTCAGAGACTGGTCATAAAGATATTAGGAATTCTCATGTGCCTCTTGATGGTTAG